The genomic stretch GCCCATGATACGCTCGGCGGTGAGCATCCGCTTTATCAGCGCTTCGGCCTGAAGCTCGGTCTCTACTTCGATCACTCCGTTCAGGAATGCGCCTTTCAGATCGCCGACCGGCTCGGTCTCGTAGATCGAGGATTGGCGCACGACCCGCGTTTCCGGGATCGCGGCGATGCGTTGAATCGCCTCACGATAATTGGCGGCTCGATCGCCTAAGTTGGTGCCTATTCCGATGAAAGCCCTATTGGGCATCCTCGCCGTTACAGTCGAAGCGCTTTTATTCGGTCCACAGCCTCTTTTAAACGTTCGCTCGACACAGTCAGAGACAAGCGGACGTACCCCTCACCACCCTTACCGAAACCGGAGCCGGGCGTGATCACTACCCCGGCTTCCTTGAGCACTCTTTCTGCTAACGACTTGGAAGTGTAGCCATGCGGGACGCGGGCCCAGATGTAGAAGGTCGCGCGCGGCGGATCGCATTCGAGGCCGAGCGCGCGCAGCGCACCGACCACCTGGTCGCGCCGTTCCTTGTAGATCGCGCAATACTGGGCGAGCTTGTCGCCGTCGCCCCCTTCGAGCGCGGTCATGGCGGCTTCCTGCACGGCCTGGAAGACGCCCGAATCCATGTTGGTTTTGACTTTGCCGAGCGCCGCGATGAGCTGCGCGTTGCCGATCGCGAATCCTACCCGCCATCCGGTCATCGAGAAGGTCTTCGACAGCGACTGGAATTCGATCGCGCAATCGCGGGAGCCCTCGACGTCGAAGATGCTCGGCGCGCGATAGCCGTCGTAGGCAATCTCGGAATAAGCGCTGTCATGGGCGAGGATGACGTTGTTAGCGAGGCAGAACTTGACCGCCTGCTCGAAGAACGAGCGATCGGCGGTCGCGCCGGTGGGATTGTTGGGATAATTGAGCCACAGCAGCTTGGCGCGCTTGGCGACCTCGGAGGGAATCGCCTCGAGGTCGGGCTTGAAGCCGTTTTCCTTGCGCAATGTCAGGAAGTAGGGTTCGCCGCCATTGAAGACGCATCCCGAGTAGTACACCGGGTAGCCGGGATCGGGGATGAGCACGATATCGCCCGGATCGACGACGGCGGTTGAGAAGTTGGCGATACCTTCCTTCGAGCCGATGAGGGCGCAAACTTCGGTATTTGGGTCGAAGCGGTGCCCGAAGCGCCGGTTGAACCAGTTGGCCGCGGCAGCGCGGAACTCGGGCAGACCTTCGTAGTCGGGATAGCGATGATTGGCGGTTTTATCCGCGGCGCGCTTGAGGCTTTCGACGATATGGGACGGGGTTGGCAGGTCGGGATCGCCGATTCCGAGGCTAATCACATCAATGCCCTTTTGTGCGACTTCTCTTTTCAACCGATCGAGTTCGGCGAAAAGGTAGGGCGGTAAGAGTGAAAGCCGGGAAGCGGTTTTGATTTGCACCTGTCGAAGCAGCCTCAACCAAACAGAGTCAGGATTTAACTAACACACTTCGGCGCCCGTCGAAACTCCGGCGCATTTCGCCCGCCCTTGTGCGCGTGCATAAATCCACAGTTGCGCGCTTCGCATGTGCATTGGATGGCGGGCCGGGGATTTGCCTCAGCCGCTCGATCCGAATATTAAGCTCTGCCACGGACGGTCTTTTCTGTCGTGCGTCTTTGGTCCCGATGCGGACCTGTCGTTTGCGGAAAATCCAGTCCAGTAGGGCTCCTTGTAGCGTCGTGTGCCGCGGATCTGCCGCGCGCAGACAGGTATGGAATACCGGGTGCCATAACGTTTACTTGATTAGCGATGGCCGTATTGTTAGAAATTTTTGACGGTCGCAAGTAACACCGAGACCGCGATTGAGTTTTCAGTTGTGAACATCATCAAGGAAGCACCTCCACCAGACGCTCTTTTTGCCTCGCAGTTGGGTTCGTCAACGATAGTGATTTTCCCGCCCCTCGGTTCCAGTGTGAACCGCGCGGTGCGGCAGTAGTTCGGAAAGTCGGTCCGCCGTGACGATGAACCGCATAGTGCTCCCGCTTGCCTTGTTGATGCTGATCACGGGTCTCGGCGCGCTCGCATTCTCGCAAAGGCCATGGGAGCCGCGGGCCGACGTCGAGCAGCCGATACCGTTCAGCCACCGCCTGCATGCCGGGGTGAACAAAATCCCCTGCCAGTACTGTCACAATTTGGCCTCGCGCTCCTCCGAGCCGGGGATTCCCTCGGTCGCGCGATGCGTCGGATGCCACGGCAACAATATCGCTGGCACGCCTGCCGCCGGTATCGAGCCGGTGACGCGGGCCTGGACCGACGATCGGCGGGCGCCGTTCGAAATTCAATGGAATCGCGTCTATACGCTGCCCGATTTCGTGCGCTTCCCGCATCGCCCGCATATTTTCAATGGCGTCGCCTGCCAGACCTGCCATGGTCCGGTGGAAACGATGGATCGGGTGGTCCCGGCCAAGCAGATCAACATGGGCTTCTGCGTCGATTGCCATACGCAAAGGAAGGCGACACTCGACTGCGTCGCGTGCCATCACTGAGATGAGGAATTTGATGCCAGAGGGGCTTTCCAGGCGCTCGTTTTTGAAGGTTGCTGCAGGGGCAGGAGCGGCCGCGGCGATTCCCGGCTGCGAGCCCGCCGCGCGCAAGCTCGTCCCCTATGTTGTTCCCGACAAGAACGTCAGCGCCGGTATCCCGAGTTTCTTTGCGACGACGTGTAACGAATGCCCCGCGCAATGCGGTTTGATTGCGACCGTGCGCGAGGGCCGCGCGACCCATCTCGATGGCAATCCCGCCGATCCCATCAGCTCGGGTTCGATTTGCGCGCGCGGCCAGGCGGGTCTGCAGGGCCTCTACAATCCCGATCGGTTGGCATTTCCGCAGAAACGCGACGGCACCGGCGCGCTCACGAAGATCGAATGGGACGAAGCGCTAAAGACTCTTGGCGACAAGCTCGATACCGCCTCCAAGGCCGGCAAGGATCGCGTCGCGTTCCTCGGGCTTCCCCAGGGACCTACATTCCGCAAGATCGTCGAGGCCTGGACCGCGGCCAACAATTCGAGCCGCGCCGTTTTCTACGCTCCTCTCAACAACGAAGGCATGCGCGAAGCGTCGCAGGCGCTCTTCGGCCGCAAAGACATCCCGCAATTTCGAATCGATCAAGCCGAGGTGCTGGTGTCGTTTGGCGCCAACTTCCTCGAGACCTGGATCTCGCCCGTCGAATTCAACCGCCAGTACGCGCAGTTTCGCGCACCCAGGGACCGCCGCGGAGCGCTGACGATCGGCCGCTCGTTCTATGTCGGGCCGCGTCTCAGCATGACGGCCGGCAAGTGCGATGAATGGGTCGGAGTGGCTCCCGGCGCCGAGACTGATATTGCGTTCGCCGTGCTGAACGTGATGCTCAAGCAGCGCTGGGTTTCGCAGAACTCCGGCGTCGATCTCAACGCGCTCGGCACTCTCGTCGCCAATTACGATCCCGCAACGGTCAGCCAGCGCACCGGCGTGCCAGTCGATACGATCAATCGCATTGGCGAGGCCTTCGGCAAGGCCGATGGCGCGCTTGCGATCGCCGGCACTGATGATCCCGCAGCTCATTACGCGGCGCTCATCCTGAATTCCGTCACCGGCAACTTCGGCAAGACGATCATGTACCTCGACGGCGCCCCCGATGCGTCCGTCAGTTCCACGGACGAGGTAAAGGCGCTGGTCGATGCGATGCGCGACGGCAAAGTCGACGTGCTCGTGGTTGCGGGTGCGAATCCCGTCTACTCGATGCCGTCGGATTACCGCGTTGCCGAGGCGCTGCAGAAAGTCCCAACAGTGGTGTGGGCGGGCGGTGTGCCTGATGAGACCGCCGGGATGGCGAATCTGCTGCTCCCCGCGCATCACCCGCTCGAGACCTGGCGCGATACGAATGCGCGCGCAGGTGTTAATGGCCTCGGCCAGCCCGTCATGCAGCCCGTCTTCCAGAGCAAAGCGCTCGGCGACGTGCTGCTCGGCACCACGAAGAATCCGACCTGGGCGACGACTGCCGACGCGGTCAAGGCGGCGTGGCAGGCGCTCGGCGCGAAGGCGGGCGGTTCGTTCGACGATTTCTGGGTGAAAGCGCGCCGCGAAGGCGGCCTCTACCAGGACCAGCAGGTCTCGACTGTAAAACTCAACCTCGCCAACGTGCAGGCGCCCGCGCCGAGGCAGCCGCGCGAGCTTTCGCTCTACGCTTATCCGCATATCTTCCTCTACGACGGACGCGGAGCGGATAAGCCGTGGCTGCAGGAGATTCCCGAGCCCGTCACGCAGATCGTCTGGGACAACTGGGCTGAGATTCATCCCGACACCGCTTCCAAACTCGGAATCGTGCAGGATGCGATCGTAGAGCTGAAGACCGATCAGGGCGTGATGCTCGCGCCCGCCTTGGTGCGCGATACCGTCGCGCCGGGGGTTGTCGCGGTGCCGTTCGGCCAAGGCCATACGGCATACGGCCGCTACGCGACCAACGTCGGCGGAAATCCGTGGGTGATCCTGGCGGCGACACGCACGACCGGCGCCGTGAATGCCCGCGCGA from Candidatus Binataceae bacterium encodes the following:
- a CDS encoding cytochrome c3 family protein, with protein sequence MNRIVLPLALLMLITGLGALAFSQRPWEPRADVEQPIPFSHRLHAGVNKIPCQYCHNLASRSSEPGIPSVARCVGCHGNNIAGTPAAGIEPVTRAWTDDRRAPFEIQWNRVYTLPDFVRFPHRPHIFNGVACQTCHGPVETMDRVVPAKQINMGFCVDCHTQRKATLDCVACHH
- a CDS encoding LL-diaminopimelate aminotransferase, with amino-acid sequence MQIKTASRLSLLPPYLFAELDRLKREVAQKGIDVISLGIGDPDLPTPSHIVESLKRAADKTANHRYPDYEGLPEFRAAAANWFNRRFGHRFDPNTEVCALIGSKEGIANFSTAVVDPGDIVLIPDPGYPVYYSGCVFNGGEPYFLTLRKENGFKPDLEAIPSEVAKRAKLLWLNYPNNPTGATADRSFFEQAVKFCLANNVILAHDSAYSEIAYDGYRAPSIFDVEGSRDCAIEFQSLSKTFSMTGWRVGFAIGNAQLIAALGKVKTNMDSGVFQAVQEAAMTALEGGDGDKLAQYCAIYKERRDQVVGALRALGLECDPPRATFYIWARVPHGYTSKSLAERVLKEAGVVITPGSGFGKGGEGYVRLSLTVSSERLKEAVDRIKALRL
- a CDS encoding molybdopterin-dependent oxidoreductase, which translates into the protein MPEGLSRRSFLKVAAGAGAAAAIPGCEPAARKLVPYVVPDKNVSAGIPSFFATTCNECPAQCGLIATVREGRATHLDGNPADPISSGSICARGQAGLQGLYNPDRLAFPQKRDGTGALTKIEWDEALKTLGDKLDTASKAGKDRVAFLGLPQGPTFRKIVEAWTAANNSSRAVFYAPLNNEGMREASQALFGRKDIPQFRIDQAEVLVSFGANFLETWISPVEFNRQYAQFRAPRDRRGALTIGRSFYVGPRLSMTAGKCDEWVGVAPGAETDIAFAVLNVMLKQRWVSQNSGVDLNALGTLVANYDPATVSQRTGVPVDTINRIGEAFGKADGALAIAGTDDPAAHYAALILNSVTGNFGKTIMYLDGAPDASVSSTDEVKALVDAMRDGKVDVLVVAGANPVYSMPSDYRVAEALQKVPTVVWAGGVPDETAGMANLLLPAHHPLETWRDTNARAGVNGLGQPVMQPVFQSKALGDVLLGTTKNPTWATTADAVKAAWQALGAKAGGSFDDFWVKARREGGLYQDQQVSTVKLNLANVQAPAPRQPRELSLYAYPHIFLYDGRGADKPWLQEIPEPVTQIVWDNWAEIHPDTASKLGIVQDAIVELKTDQGVMLAPALVRDTVAPGVVAVPFGQGHTAYGRYATNVGGNPWVILAATRTTGAVNARATGDSRKLVTPLGKSEMLGRSIIEAISVEQLARGEVPESNEEEVKGPYEFYPAWDYPKHKWGMTIDVNSCTGCSACVAACYAENNVPVVGKERVDEGRIMSWIRIERYYPEEHEKDHAPQLYLAPMLCQQCDHAPCEPVCPVFAAYHTQEGLNGQVYNRCVGTRYCENNCPYKVRRFNYFQYDFPAPMNLQLNPDVTVRSAGVMEKCTFCVQRIQYGELDAMQESRPVRDGEITPACAQACPAKAITFGDIKDSSSAMMQRRELNKVRDYRSLEELNTQPAIVYLRDIYREKGKA